A single Agrococcus sp. ARC_14 DNA region contains:
- the gcvP gene encoding aminomethyl-transferring glycine dehydrogenase has product MRPFVDRHIGTDAAAQQVMLEAVGFDSLESLMDAAVPAGIRTAGTDIGGAVSETAALAELRELAGRNRVRHSAIGLGYHGTVTPPPIKRLILENPSWYTAYTPYQPEISQGRLEALINFQTMVADLTGLDIANASMLDEGTAVVEAMLLARRVSKSASSVFVVDTDLLPQSKALLRHRAHATGIELVELPLAGTAPADLPESFGVIAQLPGASGLVWDASGIFAASTEMGGVPVAAADLLALTLIEAPGSQGAQIAVGSSQRFGVPMGFGGPHAGFMAVADRLTRQLPGRLVGVSLDADGFPAYRLTLQTREQHIRREKATSNICTAQVLLAVMASMYGVYHGPDGLTAIAEGVHGVATRFAGAARAAGIELVHESFFDTVRMRVPGRAAQLQSQAAEAGILVHVVDADTLHVSFDETWAEVGTGVPLADLLEALGIAGEDEPAAARAIPSSLARQSAFMTHEVFSAHRSETQVMRYAKRLSDRDYALDRGMIPLGSCTMKLNAAAEMEAITWPEFSQLHPYGPIEDAEGTLALVDQLADWLAKITGYDTVSLQPNAGAQGELAGLMAIRGYHRSRGEQHRDVVLIPASAHGTNAASAVLAGCRVVVVATSENGDVDLADLEAKIAGHADDLAGLMITYPSTHGVYESEIRRVTDLVHEAGGQVYIDGANLNALLGHATFGDMGGDVSHLNLHKTFCIPHGGGGPGVGPVAAKAHLAPFLPRDPREESQEIDGVRIGTNPLAAAPWGSASILPISWAYVRMMGLEGLTKATASAVLAANYVAARLAEHFPVLYTGEHAAGERGLVAHECILDLRPLKEATGVSNDDVAKRLVDYGFHAPTMSFPVAGTLMVEPTESEDLPEIDRFIDAMIAIKAEADAVGRGEVPLEESALRRAPHTAGSIVHGEWSRPYTREQAVFPVAGVERAKYWPPVSRIDQAYGDRNIVCSCPPVEAFA; this is encoded by the coding sequence ATGCGCCCGTTCGTCGACCGCCACATCGGCACGGATGCGGCGGCGCAGCAGGTCATGCTCGAGGCGGTCGGGTTCGACTCGCTCGAGTCCCTCATGGACGCCGCGGTGCCTGCGGGCATCCGCACCGCGGGCACCGACATCGGCGGGGCGGTCTCCGAGACTGCCGCGCTCGCCGAGCTGCGCGAGCTCGCTGGCCGCAACCGCGTGCGCCACAGCGCCATCGGTCTCGGCTACCACGGCACCGTCACGCCCCCGCCGATCAAGCGCCTCATCCTCGAGAACCCGTCCTGGTACACGGCCTACACGCCCTACCAGCCGGAGATCAGCCAGGGACGCCTCGAGGCCCTCATCAACTTCCAGACGATGGTCGCCGACCTGACCGGCCTCGACATCGCCAACGCCTCGATGCTCGACGAGGGCACCGCCGTCGTCGAGGCGATGCTGCTGGCCCGGCGCGTGTCGAAGTCGGCCTCGTCGGTCTTCGTCGTCGACACCGATCTGCTGCCGCAGTCGAAGGCGCTGCTGCGCCACCGCGCGCACGCGACCGGCATCGAGCTCGTCGAGCTGCCGCTGGCCGGCACCGCTCCCGCCGATCTGCCGGAGTCGTTCGGCGTCATCGCGCAGCTGCCCGGCGCATCCGGGCTCGTGTGGGACGCGAGCGGCATCTTCGCCGCCTCGACCGAGATGGGTGGCGTGCCCGTCGCGGCCGCCGACCTGCTGGCACTCACCCTCATCGAGGCGCCCGGCAGCCAGGGCGCGCAGATCGCCGTCGGCTCCTCGCAGCGCTTCGGCGTGCCGATGGGCTTCGGCGGCCCGCACGCCGGCTTCATGGCCGTCGCCGACCGTCTCACCCGCCAGCTGCCGGGCCGCCTCGTCGGCGTCTCGCTCGATGCCGACGGCTTCCCCGCCTACCGATTGACGCTGCAGACGCGCGAGCAGCACATCCGCCGTGAGAAGGCCACGAGCAACATCTGCACGGCGCAGGTGCTGCTGGCCGTGATGGCCTCGATGTACGGGGTCTACCACGGCCCCGACGGGCTCACGGCGATCGCCGAGGGCGTGCACGGCGTCGCGACCCGCTTCGCCGGCGCCGCGCGCGCCGCGGGCATCGAGCTCGTGCACGAGTCGTTCTTCGACACGGTGCGGATGCGCGTCCCCGGTCGTGCGGCGCAGCTGCAGTCGCAGGCGGCGGAGGCGGGCATCCTCGTGCACGTCGTCGACGCCGACACCCTGCACGTCTCGTTCGATGAGACGTGGGCGGAGGTCGGCACGGGCGTGCCGCTCGCCGACCTGCTCGAGGCGCTCGGCATCGCCGGCGAGGACGAGCCAGCAGCGGCTCGCGCCATCCCGTCGTCGCTCGCGCGGCAGAGCGCGTTCATGACGCACGAGGTCTTCTCTGCGCACCGCTCCGAGACCCAGGTCATGCGCTACGCGAAGCGGCTCTCCGATCGCGACTATGCGCTCGACCGCGGCATGATCCCGCTCGGCTCCTGCACGATGAAGCTCAATGCGGCGGCAGAGATGGAGGCCATCACCTGGCCCGAGTTCTCGCAGCTGCACCCCTACGGACCGATCGAGGATGCCGAGGGCACGCTCGCGCTCGTGGATCAGCTGGCAGATTGGCTGGCGAAGATCACCGGCTACGACACCGTCTCGCTGCAGCCGAACGCCGGGGCGCAGGGCGAGCTGGCCGGTCTCATGGCCATCCGCGGCTACCACCGCTCGCGCGGCGAGCAGCACCGCGACGTCGTGCTCATCCCCGCATCCGCCCACGGCACGAACGCCGCGAGCGCGGTGCTCGCGGGCTGCCGAGTGGTGGTCGTCGCCACGAGCGAGAACGGCGACGTCGATCTGGCAGACCTCGAGGCGAAGATCGCCGGCCACGCCGACGACCTCGCGGGCCTGATGATCACGTACCCCTCGACCCACGGCGTGTACGAGTCCGAGATTCGGCGCGTCACCGACCTTGTGCACGAGGCGGGCGGCCAGGTCTACATCGACGGCGCCAACCTCAACGCGCTGCTCGGCCACGCGACCTTCGGCGACATGGGTGGCGACGTCTCGCACCTCAACCTGCACAAGACCTTCTGCATCCCGCACGGCGGCGGCGGGCCGGGCGTCGGACCGGTCGCGGCGAAGGCGCACCTCGCGCCGTTCCTGCCGCGCGACCCGCGCGAGGAGTCACAGGAGATCGACGGCGTGCGCATCGGCACGAATCCGCTCGCGGCAGCGCCGTGGGGCTCCGCGTCGATCCTGCCGATCTCGTGGGCCTACGTGCGCATGATGGGGCTCGAGGGCCTCACCAAGGCGACGGCGAGCGCTGTGCTGGCCGCCAACTACGTCGCCGCGCGCCTGGCGGAGCACTTCCCGGTGCTCTACACGGGTGAGCACGCCGCCGGCGAGCGCGGCCTTGTCGCACACGAGTGCATCCTCGACCTGCGCCCGCTCAAGGAGGCGACCGGCGTCTCGAACGATGACGTCGCCAAGCGCCTGGTCGACTACGGCTTCCACGCGCCGACGATGTCGTTCCCGGTCGCGGGCACGCTCATGGTCGAGCCGACCGAGTCGGAGGATCTCCCCGAGATCGACCGCTTCATCGACGCGATGATCGCGATCAAGGCGGAGGCCGACGCGGTCGGCCGCGGCGAGGTGCCGCTCGAGGAGAGCGCGCTGCGACGTGCGCCCCACACCGCGGGGTCGATCGTGCACGGCGAGTGGAGTCGCCCGTACACCCGCGAGCAGGCGGTCTTCCCGGTCGCCGGCGTCGAGCGCGCGAAGTACTGGCCGCCGGTGTCGCGCATCGACCAGGCGTACGGCGACCGCAACATCGTCTGCAGCTGCCCGCCCGTGGAGGCCTTCGCCTGA
- a CDS encoding Na+/H+ antiporter subunit E translates to MNRPKLRYRISLVATIGLTIVWVMLWGEFTLGALIWGVLVALLIQVLFPLPEVPELESFRPIGFLRLMAVTLWGLLISSFQVAAKVLAFWRPTKNAIIRVPLRSDSAFITAITAELVTLVPGSVAIDAGEGWLLVHVFDASTPEQVEKARAKVRSTESTALRAFGTAEDRALLEVD, encoded by the coding sequence ATGAATCGACCGAAGCTGCGGTACCGCATCTCCCTCGTCGCGACCATCGGCCTCACCATCGTGTGGGTGATGCTGTGGGGCGAGTTCACCCTCGGCGCCCTCATCTGGGGCGTGCTCGTCGCACTGCTGATCCAGGTGCTCTTCCCGCTGCCCGAGGTGCCGGAGCTCGAGTCGTTCCGGCCGATCGGCTTCCTGCGACTCATGGCCGTGACCCTCTGGGGCCTGCTGATCTCGAGCTTCCAGGTCGCGGCGAAGGTGCTGGCATTCTGGCGGCCGACGAAGAATGCCATCATCCGGGTGCCGCTGCGCAGCGACTCCGCGTTCATCACCGCCATCACGGCGGAGCTCGTCACGCTCGTGCCCGGCTCGGTCGCCATCGACGCTGGCGAGGGCTGGCTGCTCGTGCACGTCTTCGACGCCTCCACGCCCGAGCAGGTCGAGAAGGCACGCGCCAAGGTGCGCTCGACCGAGTCGACGGCGCTGCGGGCATTCGGCACCGCAGAGGATCGCGCCCTCCTGGAGGTGGACTGA
- a CDS encoding monovalent cation/H+ antiporter complex subunit F, producing the protein MDVILIIAGVMLVVAAALTLVRIVRGPGPADRVVATDVLITTVAGSLAVEAAINRHSYTIAVIVVLSLLAFAGTVSMARFVAGREGVVGTGPAAARVDPAEGDAPAEPPAGDQPAGDHEEQR; encoded by the coding sequence ATGGATGTCATCCTCATCATCGCGGGCGTCATGCTCGTGGTCGCGGCAGCGCTCACGCTCGTCCGCATCGTGCGCGGGCCCGGGCCGGCAGACCGCGTGGTCGCGACCGACGTGCTCATCACGACCGTCGCGGGCTCGCTCGCGGTCGAGGCCGCGATCAACCGTCACAGCTACACGATCGCGGTCATCGTCGTGCTCTCGCTGCTGGCCTTCGCCGGCACCGTCTCGATGGCCCGCTTCGTCGCGGGCCGCGAAGGCGTCGTCGGCACCGGGCCGGCCGCCGCTCGCGTCGACCCCGCCGAGGGCGATGCGCCCGCCGAGCCGCCTGCCGGTGATCAGCCCGCCGGTGATCATGAGGAGCAGCGATGA
- a CDS encoding CPBP family intramembrane glutamic endopeptidase — translation MSATLPDSLRPASRRGLVTEIAIVLLLSLGASALWSVLQFVDLNTREAPIGEQQVALNPTRSDRAWLDLIYQLTGIFLDIVPVALVVWLLWRSRRPHLGALGIDGSRPWRDSASGTALVLVIGIPGLALYFAGRALGLTVDVVPAPLDAHWFTVPVLLLSALRAGLTEEVIVIGYLFERLRRLGWSAWQIIAATAALRGVYHLYQGVPALIGNVAMGLLFGWLYQRTGRLVPLIVAHTLIDVAVFVGYPWAFATFPGLFA, via the coding sequence GTGTCTGCCACACTCCCCGACTCCCTCCGCCCGGCATCCCGTCGCGGGCTCGTGACGGAGATCGCCATCGTGCTGCTGCTCTCGCTGGGCGCCAGCGCGCTGTGGTCGGTGCTGCAGTTCGTCGACCTGAACACCCGCGAGGCGCCCATCGGCGAGCAGCAGGTCGCGCTCAACCCCACGCGCTCCGACCGCGCGTGGCTCGACCTGATCTACCAGCTGACCGGCATCTTCCTCGACATCGTCCCGGTGGCGCTCGTGGTCTGGCTGCTGTGGCGCTCCCGGCGCCCCCACCTGGGCGCACTCGGGATCGACGGATCCCGCCCGTGGCGCGACAGCGCATCCGGCACCGCCCTGGTGCTCGTGATCGGCATCCCGGGGCTCGCGCTCTACTTCGCCGGCCGCGCGCTGGGGCTCACCGTCGACGTGGTGCCTGCGCCGCTCGACGCGCACTGGTTCACGGTGCCGGTGCTGCTGCTCTCTGCGCTCCGCGCCGGGCTCACCGAAGAGGTGATCGTGATCGGCTACCTGTTCGAGCGACTGCGCAGGCTGGGCTGGAGCGCCTGGCAGATCATCGCCGCGACCGCGGCGCTGCGCGGCGTCTATCACCTGTATCAGGGCGTGCCGGCGCTCATCGGCAACGTGGCGATGGGGCTGCTGTTCGGCTGGCTCTACCAGCGCACCGGCAGGCTGGTGCCGCTCATCGTCGCGCACACGCTCATCGACGTCGCGGTGTTCGTGGGGTACCCGTGGGCGTTCGCGACGTTCCCGGGGTTGTTCGCCTGA
- the gcvH gene encoding glycine cleavage system protein GcvH: MSETKYTKDHEWIRVDGDVATVGITDFAQAQLGDVVFVDLPGVGRSFAAGESIGEIESTKSVGELIAPAAGEVVEVNDEVAGDPTLVNSGAEGDGWLVKLRFTEEPELLDEAAYRELTA, from the coding sequence ATGAGCGAGACCAAGTACACCAAGGACCACGAGTGGATCCGCGTCGACGGCGACGTCGCGACGGTCGGCATCACCGACTTCGCGCAGGCGCAGCTCGGCGACGTCGTGTTCGTCGACCTGCCGGGCGTCGGCCGCAGCTTCGCCGCGGGCGAGTCGATCGGCGAGATCGAGTCGACGAAGTCGGTCGGCGAGCTCATCGCCCCCGCGGCAGGCGAGGTCGTCGAGGTCAACGACGAGGTGGCGGGCGACCCGACGCTCGTGAACTCGGGCGCAGAGGGCGACGGCTGGCTCGTCAAGCTCCGCTTCACCGAGGAGCCGGAGCTGCTCGACGAGGCCGCGTACCGCGAGCTCACCGCCTGA
- the gcvT gene encoding glycine cleavage system aminomethyltransferase GcvT, with protein sequence MTEPQTTEPRTPLLAVHEAAGAQLIDFAGWQMPVRYASDLAEHEAVRQRAGLFDLSHMAELRVRGSEAAAFLDHALAGRLSAIVLWQAKYSLLLAEHGGIIDDLIVYRTGETEFLVVANASNRHAALEALTARSAGFDATIVDETEQTALVAVQGPAALAIVGAIGLESDPLDDLGYYRSLPGVFEGEDVLIARTGYTGEDGFELYIAAHAAEDLWRAIVIAGEGHGLSLCGLAARDTLRLEAGMPLYGNELSLDVLPAQVGLGRVVALKTKGDFVGRAGIETGPAAGAPVLVGLTADGRRAPRAGYPVLDGDRVAGRVTSGALSPTLGHPIAMALVEPDSAQSESLSVDVRGTKLPAVVTPLPFYTREA encoded by the coding sequence ATGACCGAACCGCAGACGACGGAGCCCCGCACGCCGCTGCTCGCCGTGCACGAGGCTGCGGGCGCGCAGCTGATCGACTTCGCCGGCTGGCAGATGCCCGTGCGCTACGCCTCCGACCTGGCAGAGCACGAGGCCGTGCGCCAGCGCGCTGGCCTCTTCGACCTCAGCCACATGGCAGAGCTGCGCGTGCGAGGGTCGGAGGCCGCCGCCTTCCTCGATCACGCGCTCGCAGGCAGACTCTCGGCGATCGTGCTGTGGCAGGCGAAGTACTCGCTGCTGCTGGCCGAGCACGGGGGCATCATCGATGACCTCATCGTGTACCGCACGGGTGAGACCGAGTTCCTCGTGGTCGCCAACGCATCCAACCGACACGCGGCGCTCGAGGCGCTGACGGCCCGCTCTGCCGGCTTCGACGCGACGATCGTCGACGAGACCGAGCAGACCGCGCTCGTCGCCGTGCAGGGTCCCGCCGCGCTCGCGATCGTCGGTGCGATCGGTCTGGAGTCCGATCCGCTCGACGACCTCGGCTACTACCGCAGCCTGCCGGGCGTCTTCGAGGGCGAGGACGTGCTGATCGCCCGCACCGGCTACACCGGCGAGGACGGCTTCGAGCTCTACATCGCGGCGCACGCCGCCGAAGATCTCTGGCGCGCGATCGTCATCGCGGGCGAGGGCCACGGCCTCTCGCTCTGCGGCCTCGCAGCGCGCGACACGCTGCGCCTGGAGGCGGGCATGCCGCTCTACGGCAACGAGCTCTCGCTCGACGTGCTGCCCGCGCAGGTGGGCCTCGGCCGCGTCGTCGCGCTCAAGACCAAGGGCGACTTCGTCGGCCGGGCGGGCATCGAGACCGGCCCCGCAGCGGGCGCGCCCGTGCTCGTCGGGCTCACCGCCGACGGCCGCCGCGCGCCGCGCGCTGGCTATCCGGTGCTCGATGGCGACCGCGTCGCAGGCCGCGTGACGAGCGGTGCGCTCTCGCCCACCCTCGGCCATCCGATCGCGATGGCCCTCGTCGAGCCCGACTCGGCGCAGTCCGAGTCCCTGTCCGTCGACGTGCGCGGCACGAAGCTGCCCGCCGTCGTCACACCGCTGCCGTTCTACACGCGAGAGGCCTGA
- the mnhG gene encoding monovalent cation/H(+) antiporter subunit G, producing the protein MTFEGVLDVLGSVLILIGAAFTLTAAIGLVRLPDVLNRMHAASKPQSLGFLLLCAGLAVVLRDPGTTTMLILAAGMQLVTAPVATQMMGKAAYRTGQFRSDIVIVDDRTPSPDEESDEPGETR; encoded by the coding sequence ATGACCTTCGAAGGTGTGCTCGACGTCCTCGGCTCGGTGCTGATCCTGATCGGTGCGGCCTTCACGCTCACCGCGGCCATCGGGCTCGTGCGGCTGCCCGACGTGCTCAACCGGATGCACGCGGCCTCGAAGCCGCAGTCGCTCGGCTTCCTGCTGCTGTGCGCAGGGCTCGCCGTCGTGCTGCGCGATCCGGGCACGACCACCATGCTCATCCTGGCCGCGGGCATGCAGCTCGTGACGGCACCGGTCGCGACGCAGATGATGGGCAAGGCCGCCTATCGCACCGGCCAGTTCCGCTCGGACATCGTGATCGTCGACGACCGCACGCCGAGCCCGGACGAGGAGAGCGACGAGCCCGGCGAGACCAGGTAG
- a CDS encoding ABC transporter family substrate-binding protein: MMRRRGRAIAGIAIGAAAMVALAGCTTGGTPAPSDSGTGEAGGTISVAQTNAVTALTSATPDTNLNTNGMVDFLTGNATGPGSMLYLDEEFNIVPDETNATIELISEEPLVVQYTLDPEAVWSDGTAMSMTDLLLQWAIGSGWFDDATIDEATGEVTGGNQYFQLAGSTAGLDTTEFPEIDEEARTLTLNYGEPYVDWNLVNLIGKPAHVFAEQAGFESVEALHTFLEETPAGDPENPIEPNEQLSALAEFWNTGYNITAMPEDESLLVSAGMWVVKDFQADDGGFISFERNPEWRGEQAPSFDELILRFIGDPNAQITALQNGEVDVIEPQPSADTVSAIEAFDGTLIQGPQLSYDHLDLTFNETFADPAVREAFLLTIPRQAILEAVVTPVDPEAEVLNSQQFVANQPQYADAIAANGYSDYAEPDIARATELLAGATPTVSILYNTANPNRVDAFQLIQASAAEAGFIVEDAGSPDWSTLLGSGSYDASIFGWISPGAGYASLPQIWQTGGGGNYNNYSNAEVDTLADESQVTIGDEERLTEIQVEIDRLSREDFYGLPLFQVPGLVATNGTVDGVVYNGGQTGAIWNTWEWSLVG; encoded by the coding sequence ATGATGAGGCGTCGCGGTCGCGCGATCGCCGGGATCGCCATCGGCGCAGCGGCTATGGTCGCGCTCGCCGGCTGCACCACAGGCGGCACGCCCGCTCCGTCCGATTCGGGCACCGGCGAAGCCGGTGGCACGATCAGCGTCGCCCAGACGAACGCCGTCACGGCGCTCACGTCGGCGACGCCTGACACCAACCTCAACACGAACGGCATGGTCGACTTCCTGACCGGCAACGCCACGGGCCCCGGCTCGATGCTGTACCTCGACGAGGAGTTCAACATCGTCCCCGACGAGACGAACGCCACGATCGAGCTCATCAGCGAGGAGCCGCTGGTCGTCCAGTACACCCTCGACCCCGAGGCTGTCTGGTCTGACGGCACGGCGATGAGCATGACCGACCTGCTGCTGCAGTGGGCGATCGGCTCCGGCTGGTTCGACGACGCGACGATCGACGAGGCGACCGGCGAGGTCACGGGCGGCAACCAGTACTTCCAGCTCGCCGGCTCCACCGCGGGTCTCGACACGACCGAGTTCCCGGAGATCGACGAGGAGGCCCGCACGCTGACGCTCAACTACGGCGAGCCCTACGTCGACTGGAACCTCGTCAATCTGATCGGCAAGCCCGCGCACGTGTTCGCAGAGCAGGCCGGCTTCGAGTCGGTCGAGGCGCTGCACACGTTCCTCGAGGAGACGCCGGCTGGCGACCCAGAGAACCCGATCGAGCCGAACGAGCAGCTGAGTGCGCTCGCCGAGTTCTGGAACACGGGCTACAACATCACCGCGATGCCGGAGGACGAGAGCCTCCTGGTGAGCGCTGGCATGTGGGTCGTCAAGGACTTCCAGGCCGACGACGGTGGCTTCATCTCCTTCGAGCGCAACCCCGAGTGGCGCGGCGAGCAGGCTCCGTCGTTCGACGAGCTGATCCTGCGCTTCATCGGTGACCCGAACGCGCAGATCACGGCCCTCCAGAACGGTGAGGTCGACGTCATCGAGCCCCAGCCCTCGGCTGACACGGTCTCGGCGATCGAAGCCTTCGACGGCACCCTCATCCAGGGTCCGCAGCTGTCGTACGACCACCTCGACCTGACGTTCAACGAGACCTTCGCCGACCCGGCCGTCCGTGAGGCATTCCTGCTCACGATCCCGCGCCAGGCGATCCTCGAGGCCGTCGTCACCCCGGTCGACCCCGAGGCAGAGGTGCTCAACTCGCAGCAGTTCGTCGCCAACCAGCCGCAGTACGCCGACGCGATCGCCGCGAACGGCTACAGCGACTACGCGGAGCCCGACATCGCGCGCGCCACCGAGCTGCTCGCCGGCGCCACGCCGACGGTCAGCATCCTCTACAACACGGCCAACCCGAACCGCGTCGACGCCTTCCAGCTCATCCAGGCGAGCGCGGCAGAGGCCGGCTTCATCGTCGAGGACGCGGGCTCGCCCGACTGGTCGACCCTGCTCGGCAGCGGTTCGTACGACGCGTCGATCTTCGGTTGGATCTCCCCGGGTGCTGGATACGCCAGCCTCCCGCAGATCTGGCAGACCGGCGGCGGCGGCAACTACAACAACTACTCCAACGCCGAGGTCGACACCCTGGCTGACGAGTCGCAGGTCACCATCGGCGACGAGGAGCGCCTCACCGAGATCCAGGTCGAGATCGACCGCCTCTCGCGCGAGGACTTCTACGGCCTGCCGCTCTTCCAGGTCCCCGGCCTGGTGGCGACCAACGGCACCGTCGACGGTGTGGTCTACAACGGCGGCCAGACGGGCGCCATCTGGAACACGTGGGAGTGGTCGCTCGTCGGCTGA
- a CDS encoding ABC transporter substrate-binding protein — protein sequence MHRARPLAIAGALVAALLLSACGPATEPRVVPGTSVDVAWTGELTSVNAASTTGATAANRDLAAMTRGQFAIVDAEGEVLEDPSFGTASIASESPFTVRYDLADGVRWSDGVPVDAADLMLAWAATSNALSTPELDLASLRGLDGTLDLPDEAVWFDVADAGGLAHSTAAVRDDWARSIDVALSQPIPDWQQALPVAVPAHVLGQRALGIADPMEAKQAVLDIIDRADPLALHDLAEGWTSEFSVDPLAPQSDLLVSSGPYRIDAILDGRIELAANTSYVGARGAAIERFALQPVADDAAALAGLTAGELDVAAITPSDEDRAQIRDLERDDAAIALAGDGTRWELVLRTDRAPLQSVEARASFFHALDRGRATEEVLGERAQETTATDSILFRSGTRVYEYALEDAGFGAAFGGADPEASATERESMGIDAGTEVCVRYDNDQPFAAGYVEAMRAQAAEAGWAVRDCGVDDLATGLADDEWNAVLRLTRTPTTVEQIDQRWRGGGITAAESADRDGLLDEALATADQDALESTLLELETSLVSDALVLPIMEPSRMTIAAGEVQGVLPRPGPASLTWNAWEWGIESATPAP from the coding sequence GTGCATCGAGCTCGACCGCTCGCGATCGCCGGCGCACTGGTGGCCGCGCTGCTGCTGAGCGCATGCGGGCCGGCGACCGAGCCGCGCGTCGTGCCAGGCACGAGCGTCGACGTGGCGTGGACGGGCGAGCTCACCTCGGTGAACGCCGCGAGCACGACGGGCGCGACCGCGGCCAATCGCGACCTCGCCGCGATGACGCGCGGGCAGTTCGCCATCGTCGACGCCGAGGGCGAGGTGCTGGAGGATCCCTCGTTCGGCACCGCCTCGATCGCGAGCGAGTCGCCCTTCACGGTGCGCTACGACCTGGCCGACGGCGTCCGCTGGTCGGATGGCGTCCCCGTCGACGCCGCCGACCTCATGCTCGCTTGGGCGGCGACCTCGAACGCGCTCTCGACGCCCGAGCTCGACCTCGCGTCGCTGCGCGGCCTCGACGGTACGCTCGACCTGCCCGATGAGGCCGTCTGGTTCGATGTCGCCGACGCCGGCGGCCTGGCGCATTCGACCGCTGCCGTGCGCGACGACTGGGCACGCTCGATCGACGTCGCGCTCTCGCAGCCGATCCCTGACTGGCAGCAGGCGCTGCCGGTGGCGGTGCCCGCGCACGTGCTCGGCCAGCGGGCGCTCGGCATCGCCGATCCGATGGAGGCGAAGCAGGCCGTCCTCGACATCATCGACCGCGCCGACCCGCTCGCGCTGCACGATCTGGCGGAGGGGTGGACGAGCGAGTTCTCCGTCGATCCGCTCGCGCCGCAGAGCGACCTTCTCGTCTCGAGCGGCCCGTACCGCATCGACGCCATCCTGGACGGTCGCATCGAGCTCGCCGCCAACACCAGCTATGTGGGTGCGCGCGGTGCGGCCATCGAGCGCTTCGCGCTGCAGCCGGTCGCCGACGACGCGGCGGCGCTCGCAGGGCTCACGGCCGGCGAGCTCGATGTCGCGGCCATCACGCCGTCCGACGAGGACCGCGCGCAGATCCGGGACCTCGAGCGCGACGATGCAGCGATCGCCCTCGCGGGCGACGGCACCCGCTGGGAGCTCGTGCTGCGCACCGACCGCGCTCCGCTGCAGTCCGTCGAGGCGCGCGCATCCTTCTTCCACGCCCTCGATCGCGGTCGCGCGACGGAGGAGGTGCTGGGAGAGCGAGCGCAGGAGACCACGGCGACCGACTCGATCCTCTTCCGCTCCGGCACGCGCGTCTACGAGTACGCGCTCGAGGATGCGGGCTTCGGGGCGGCCTTCGGCGGGGCCGATCCGGAGGCCTCCGCAACAGAGCGCGAGTCGATGGGCATCGACGCCGGCACCGAGGTCTGCGTGCGCTACGACAACGACCAGCCCTTCGCCGCCGGGTACGTCGAGGCGATGCGCGCGCAGGCCGCAGAGGCAGGCTGGGCAGTGCGCGACTGCGGCGTCGACGATCTCGCCACGGGCCTGGCCGACGACGAGTGGAACGCCGTGCTGCGCCTCACGCGTACCCCGACGACGGTCGAGCAGATCGATCAGCGGTGGCGCGGCGGCGGCATCACCGCGGCCGAGAGCGCAGACCGCGACGGCCTGCTCGACGAAGCCCTCGCGACCGCCGACCAGGACGCGCTCGAGTCGACGCTGCTCGAGCTCGAGACCTCGCTGGTCTCGGATGCGCTGGTGCTGCCGATCATGGAGCCCTCACGCATGACGATCGCTGCAGGCGAGGTGCAGGGCGTCCTGCCAAGGCCCGGTCCCGCATCGCTCACCTGGAACGCCTGGGAGTGGGGCATCGAGTCGGCGACGCCGGCCCCCTGA